In Brassica rapa cultivar Chiifu-401-42 chromosome A06, CAAS_Brap_v3.01, whole genome shotgun sequence, a single window of DNA contains:
- the LOC103872115 gene encoding E3 ubiquitin-protein ligase MPSR1-like yields the protein MSSEAEEFAEFSALFERMIRRGEGLSRFLPLILALAGEADEDTDQTATHREIVIDPVNRRVVMIRSALGEFLNGDFSEKQGRSPASKSSVESLPRVVIGKDEERRGSCPICLDEWSEGDVAAEMPCKHRFHSKCVEEWLGRQATCPLCRYEMPVEEVEEEKKVGVWIGFSVGAGGRRNGEEDGGGRSEGGSNTRDETEA from the coding sequence ATGTCTTCGGAGGCGGAGGAGTTTGCAGAGTTTTCGGCTTTGTTCGAGAGGATGATCCGACGAGGCGAAGGTCTCTCTCGATTCTTACCTCTGATCTTAGCTCTAGCCGGTGAAGCCGACGAGGATACCGATCAGACGGCGACTCACAGAGAGATCGTCATCGATCCGGTGAACAGGAGAGTGGTGATGATCAGATCGGCTTTGGGGGAGTTCTTGAACGGCGACTTTTCAGAGAAACAAGGGAGGTCGCCGGCGTCGAAATCGTCGGTGGAGAGCTTGCCACGTGTCGTGATCGGGAAAGATGAGGAGAGAAGAGGCTCGTGtccgatctgtctcgacgagtGGTCGGAAGGTGACGTGGCGGCGGAGATGCCGTGTAAGCACAGGTTCCACTCGAAGTGCGTGGAGGAGTGGCTAGGGAGACAGGCCACGTGTCCGCTGTGTAGGTACGAGATGCCTGTTGAAGAAGtggaggaagagaagaaagtAGGGGTTTGGATTGGGTTCTCTGTTGGTGCCGGCGGAAGGAGAAACGGAGAAGAAGACGGAGGAGGAAGAAGCGAGGGTGGCTCGAACACTCGAGATGAAACAGAGGCTTAG